The following coding sequences lie in one Micromonospora sp. R77 genomic window:
- a CDS encoding B3/4 domain-containing protein encodes MRFRHSPQVRSAFPELVCGVLHADGITPDVDVAALAAPHVETARARLAGSSESGFPEIQAWRRVFAATGLAPTRYRCAAESLLRRLRRDGTLPRLHPLVDLGNAVSVAYAVPVAVLDVDRISGDLEVRHATGDEHYETFDGQVERPEPGEVTFVDSTGRAHARRWTHRQSGWSAVRPETREVLVVIEAMHADAATDVPRMLATLADAVTAMWAARPRTAVLTAAAPSFAPADPPPRGFVLPLLRTQADSPGAR; translated from the coding sequence GTGCGATTCCGGCACTCCCCACAGGTCCGGTCGGCCTTCCCGGAGCTGGTCTGCGGCGTCCTGCACGCCGACGGGATCACCCCCGACGTGGACGTGGCGGCGCTCGCCGCGCCGCACGTCGAGACGGCGCGGGCCCGGCTGGCGGGCTCATCCGAGAGCGGCTTCCCGGAGATCCAGGCGTGGCGGCGGGTGTTCGCCGCGACCGGCCTCGCCCCGACCCGCTACCGCTGCGCCGCCGAGTCGCTGCTGCGCCGGCTGCGGCGGGACGGGACGCTGCCCCGGCTGCACCCGCTGGTCGACCTCGGCAACGCCGTCTCCGTCGCGTACGCCGTGCCCGTCGCCGTGCTCGACGTCGACCGGATCTCCGGCGACCTGGAGGTCCGGCACGCCACCGGCGACGAGCACTACGAGACGTTCGACGGGCAGGTCGAGCGGCCGGAGCCGGGCGAGGTGACCTTCGTCGACTCGACCGGGCGGGCGCACGCCCGGCGCTGGACCCACCGGCAGAGCGGCTGGTCGGCGGTCCGCCCCGAAACCCGCGAGGTGCTGGTGGTGATCGAGGCGATGCACGCGGACGCCGCCACCGACGTACCCCGGATGCTGGCGACCCTGGCGGACGCGGTGACCGCCATGTGGGCGGCGCGGCCCCGGACGGCGGTCCTCACCGCCGCGGCGCCGTCGTTCGCGCCGGCGGACCCGCCGCCGCGTGGGTTCGTCCTGCCGTTGCTGCGGACTCAGGCGGACTCGCCCGGGGCGAGGTAG
- a CDS encoding LysE family translocator, with protein MSITFLLAALVVAATPGTGVVYTLSAGLAGGRRSGLVAAVACTLSLLPHLLAAVTGLAGLVAASTPVFRVLTWAGVAYLLWTGWTTLRDRDPLPVAAQPPPGPARLLRDGVLVNLLNPKVTVFFVAFLPQFVPPGAPAAPRMLACGGVFVLVTLVVFGAYGLLAGAVRHRVLTRPRLTTLLRRGLAGSFLALGVSLALTAR; from the coding sequence GTGAGCATCACCTTCCTGTTGGCCGCCCTGGTCGTGGCCGCCACCCCGGGCACCGGGGTGGTCTACACCCTCTCCGCCGGCCTGGCCGGGGGACGCCGGTCCGGCCTCGTGGCCGCCGTCGCCTGCACGCTGAGCCTCCTGCCGCACCTGCTGGCGGCGGTCACCGGCCTGGCCGGCCTGGTGGCCGCGAGCACGCCCGTGTTCCGGGTGCTGACCTGGGCGGGCGTGGCGTACCTGCTGTGGACGGGCTGGACCACCCTGCGCGACCGGGATCCGCTGCCCGTCGCCGCCCAGCCCCCGCCCGGCCCGGCCCGGCTGCTCCGTGACGGGGTGCTGGTCAACCTGCTCAACCCGAAGGTGACGGTCTTCTTCGTGGCGTTCCTGCCGCAGTTCGTCCCGCCGGGCGCACCGGCCGCGCCCCGGATGCTGGCCTGCGGCGGGGTGTTCGTCCTGGTCACCCTGGTCGTGTTCGGCGCGTACGGGCTGCTCGCCGGGGCGGTTCGGCACCGGGTGCTGACCCGGCCCCGCCTCACCACGCTGCTGCGTCGCGGCTTGGCCGGCAGCTTCCTCGCCCTTGGTGTGAGCCTCGCCCTCACCGCCCGATAG
- a CDS encoding PLP-dependent aminotransferase family protein — MLHRLRPAEFGYGDPTGVPALRLAVATWLARSRGIRADPAEVVIVAGVSQALGLLAQVLQGEGIHTVAVEDPGSLGVRQHLHDWRLATPPVPVDAHGLRVDELDASGAPAVLLTPAHQFPTGVVLDGDRRRQLIGWARRGGLVIEDDYDAEHRYDRPPVPALRAMLPEAVCYAGSISKLLAPALRIGWVLVPRRHHAALVAAKRLADRGTSALPQLVLAELIDSGALERHLRLLRRRHVRRRDAMIRAVRAQLPGAVVHGAAAGLHLLVTLPGTVSDVELAAACLRRGVKVQPLSWHGQRPQPPGLVLGYAANTPGDLERGLAVVGAALRQVRSAGPA; from the coding sequence GTGCTGCACCGGCTGCGGCCCGCCGAGTTCGGGTACGGCGACCCGACCGGCGTGCCCGCGCTGCGGCTCGCCGTCGCCACCTGGCTGGCCCGCAGCCGCGGCATCCGGGCGGACCCGGCCGAGGTGGTGATCGTGGCCGGGGTGTCCCAGGCGCTCGGCCTGCTCGCCCAGGTCCTGCAGGGCGAGGGCATCCACACCGTGGCGGTCGAGGACCCGGGTTCCCTCGGGGTCCGGCAGCACCTGCACGACTGGCGGCTGGCCACCCCGCCGGTGCCGGTCGACGCGCACGGCCTGCGCGTCGACGAGCTGGACGCGAGCGGCGCGCCGGCGGTGCTGCTCACCCCGGCGCACCAGTTCCCGACCGGGGTGGTGCTCGACGGCGACCGGCGGCGGCAGCTCATCGGCTGGGCCCGCCGGGGCGGCCTGGTCATCGAGGACGACTACGACGCCGAGCACCGCTACGACCGGCCACCCGTGCCGGCGCTGCGCGCCATGCTGCCCGAGGCCGTCTGCTATGCCGGCAGCATCTCCAAGCTGCTCGCCCCGGCCCTGCGGATCGGCTGGGTGCTGGTGCCGCGCCGGCACCACGCCGCCCTGGTCGCCGCCAAGCGGCTGGCCGACCGGGGCACCTCCGCGCTGCCCCAGCTGGTGCTCGCCGAGCTGATCGACTCCGGTGCGCTGGAACGCCACCTGCGGCTGCTGCGCCGCCGGCACGTCCGCCGCCGGGACGCGATGATCCGTGCGGTCCGGGCGCAGCTGCCCGGTGCGGTCGTGCACGGCGCCGCCGCCGGCCTGCATCTGCTGGTCACCCTTCCCGGCACGGTCTCCGACGTGGAACTGGCCGCGGCGTGCCTGCGGCGGGGCGTGAAGGTGCAGCCGCTGTCCTGGCACGGGCAGCGACCCCAGCCGCCCGGCCTGGTCCTCGGCTACGCCGCGAACACCCCGGGCGACCTCGAGCGGGGGCTCGCCGTGGTCGGCGCGGCCCTGCGTCAGGTTCGGTCCGCCGGCCCGGCATAG
- a CDS encoding YafY family protein → MRASRLLSILLLLQEHGRLTAAELARRLEVSERTVYRDVGSLHAAGIPLYGEAGHAGGYRLVDGWRTRLTGLTAEEAERLLFAGLPGPTAELGYDTVVASVGLKLRAALPRPLADRAAQLQQRFHLDTPGWYSDGDPSPHLAPTADAVWRQRRVRVRYRSWTGEVTRLLEPYGLVLKGGRWYVVAARPDRAEPATYRVNQILGLTTLAESFDRPADFDLPAWWRAHVVDFRSRLQRDEATIRLSPRGRERLREIASDAVVAAVDATAGPPDEAGWVRAVVPVESPTHAHGDLLRLGAEVEVLSPTALRDRLAATAAALAVLYAGPADRT, encoded by the coding sequence GTGCGGGCCAGTCGTCTCCTGTCGATCCTGCTGCTGCTCCAGGAGCACGGTCGGCTGACCGCGGCCGAGCTGGCCCGGCGGCTGGAGGTGTCCGAGCGCACCGTCTACCGCGACGTCGGCTCCCTGCACGCGGCCGGCATCCCGTTGTACGGCGAGGCCGGTCATGCCGGCGGCTACCGGCTCGTCGACGGCTGGCGGACCCGGCTGACCGGGCTCACCGCCGAGGAGGCGGAGCGTCTGCTCTTCGCCGGGCTGCCCGGTCCGACCGCCGAGCTCGGCTACGACACGGTGGTCGCCAGCGTCGGGCTCAAGCTGCGCGCCGCGCTGCCCCGCCCGCTCGCCGACCGGGCCGCCCAACTTCAGCAGCGTTTCCACCTGGACACCCCCGGCTGGTACTCCGACGGCGACCCGTCCCCGCACCTGGCGCCCACCGCCGACGCGGTGTGGCGGCAGCGCCGGGTCCGGGTCCGGTACCGCAGTTGGACCGGGGAGGTGACCCGCCTCTTGGAGCCGTACGGACTGGTGCTCAAGGGCGGCCGGTGGTACGTGGTGGCCGCCCGACCCGACCGCGCCGAACCAGCCACCTACCGGGTGAACCAGATCCTCGGCCTGACCACGCTGGCCGAGTCGTTCGACCGACCGGCCGACTTCGACCTGCCCGCCTGGTGGCGCGCGCACGTGGTGGACTTCCGGTCCCGGCTGCAGCGGGACGAGGCGACGATCCGGCTGTCGCCGCGGGGGCGGGAACGGCTGCGGGAGATCGCCAGCGACGCCGTGGTGGCCGCCGTGGACGCCACCGCCGGGCCGCCCGACGAGGCAGGGTGGGTGCGGGCGGTCGTCCCGGTGGAGTCGCCGACCCACGCGCACGGTGACCTGCTGCGGCTCGGCGCGGAGGTGGAGGTCCTCTCCCCCACCGCGCTGCGGGACCGGCTGGCCGCCACGGCCGCCGCCCTGGCCGTGCTCTATGCCGGGCCGGCGGACCGAACCTGA
- a CDS encoding TetR/AcrR family transcriptional regulator, which produces MTAARTSTGAAPTRGRRSGRSTGDDRETAILATAERLLAQRPFGEISIDDLARGAGISRPTFYFYFPSKDAVLLTLLDRVIAEANTAAGDVLDRLAEDPRARWRELIARFHAAFGGHRAVVLACAQVRGTNAEVRRLWAEVLEAWVHAVEQAIEGERRRGAAPDGLPARDLAIALNSMNERVWYATFAGDGPAVAERDVVDVLLDVWLTAIYRTTTPPPA; this is translated from the coding sequence ATGACCGCCGCCCGTACGTCGACCGGAGCCGCGCCCACCCGGGGCCGGCGGTCCGGGCGCTCCACCGGCGACGACCGGGAGACGGCCATCCTCGCCACCGCCGAGCGGCTGCTGGCCCAGCGGCCCTTCGGTGAGATCTCCATCGACGACCTGGCCCGCGGCGCGGGTATCTCCCGCCCCACGTTCTACTTCTACTTCCCGTCCAAGGACGCGGTGCTGCTCACCCTGCTGGACCGGGTGATCGCGGAGGCGAACACCGCCGCCGGTGACGTGCTGGACCGCCTCGCCGAGGACCCGCGGGCCCGCTGGCGGGAGCTGATCGCCCGGTTCCACGCCGCCTTCGGCGGTCACCGGGCGGTGGTGCTGGCCTGCGCCCAGGTGCGCGGCACCAACGCCGAGGTGCGCCGGCTCTGGGCCGAGGTGCTGGAGGCGTGGGTGCACGCGGTCGAGCAGGCGATCGAGGGTGAGCGGCGGCGCGGCGCGGCCCCGGACGGGCTGCCCGCCCGGGACCTGGCGATCGCGTTGAACTCGATGAACGAGCGGGTCTGGTACGCCACCTTCGCCGGCGACGGCCCCGCGGTGGCCGAACGGGACGTCGTCGACGTGCTGCTCGACGTCTGGCTGACCGCGATCTACCGGACCACCACGCCGCCCCCGGCCTGA
- a CDS encoding NAD(P)/FAD-dependent oxidoreductase, with the protein MATDHVDVLIVGAGLSGIGAAVHLRRNCPQQTYAVLEARAAIGGTWDLFRYPGIRSDSDMYTLGYSFKPWTNPKAIADGDSIREYVRETAREYGVEEHIRFQHRVVRAEWDSATARWTVHARRDDTGEDVVLTCGFLFTCSGYYRYDAGYTPDFPGVERYAGQLVHPQHWPEDLDWTGKRVVVIGSGATAVTLVPAMAERAAHVTMLQRSPTYVIALPSRDRLADALRRRLPAKAAYPVVRWKNVLLGVANFQLSRRRPGLVKKFLRRAAAGRLPVGYDIDRHFSPRYDPWDQRLCVVPDGDLFDAVSAGRASVVTDTIDTFTEGGVRLASGEELPADIVVTATGLNLLALGGMTVAVDGREVDLAGTVAYKGMMLSGVPNFAMTIGYTNASWTLKADLVATYVCRLLRHLDATGQQIVTPVAPATGDLEPIIDLKSGYVLRAVDQLPKQGPVAPWRLHQNYPRDVLLMRHGRLTDEGVRFSRAGTPPAAGPAERTPADAPVG; encoded by the coding sequence ATGGCCACCGACCACGTGGACGTCCTCATCGTCGGCGCCGGCCTGTCCGGCATCGGCGCCGCGGTGCACCTGCGGCGCAACTGTCCGCAGCAGACGTACGCGGTGCTGGAGGCGCGCGCCGCGATCGGCGGCACCTGGGACCTGTTCCGCTATCCGGGCATCCGTTCGGACTCCGACATGTACACGCTGGGCTACTCCTTCAAGCCGTGGACGAACCCGAAGGCGATCGCCGACGGCGACTCGATCCGGGAGTACGTCCGGGAGACCGCCCGGGAGTACGGCGTCGAGGAGCACATCCGCTTCCAGCACCGGGTGGTCCGCGCCGAGTGGGACAGCGCCACCGCCCGCTGGACGGTCCACGCGCGCCGCGACGACACCGGCGAGGACGTGGTCCTCACCTGCGGCTTCCTCTTCACCTGCTCCGGCTACTACCGCTACGACGCCGGTTACACCCCCGACTTCCCCGGCGTCGAGCGGTACGCCGGGCAGCTCGTGCACCCGCAGCACTGGCCCGAGGACCTGGACTGGACCGGCAAGCGGGTGGTGGTGATCGGCAGCGGCGCCACGGCGGTGACCCTGGTGCCGGCGATGGCCGAGCGGGCCGCGCACGTCACCATGCTCCAGCGCTCACCCACGTACGTCATCGCGCTGCCCTCGCGTGACCGGCTCGCCGACGCGCTGCGGCGCCGGCTCCCGGCGAAGGCCGCATATCCGGTGGTGCGCTGGAAGAACGTGCTGCTCGGCGTCGCGAACTTCCAGCTCAGCCGGCGTCGCCCCGGACTGGTGAAGAAGTTCCTGCGACGCGCCGCCGCCGGCCGGCTGCCGGTCGGCTACGACATCGACCGGCACTTCTCACCCCGCTACGACCCGTGGGACCAGCGGCTCTGCGTGGTCCCCGACGGTGACCTCTTCGACGCGGTGAGCGCCGGCCGGGCGTCCGTGGTCACCGACACCATCGACACCTTCACCGAGGGCGGCGTCCGGCTCGCCTCCGGCGAGGAGCTGCCCGCCGACATCGTGGTCACCGCCACCGGCCTCAACCTGCTCGCCCTCGGCGGCATGACCGTCGCCGTCGACGGCCGGGAGGTCGACCTGGCCGGCACGGTCGCCTACAAGGGCATGATGCTCTCCGGCGTGCCGAACTTCGCGATGACCATCGGTTACACCAACGCGTCCTGGACGCTCAAGGCCGACCTGGTCGCCACGTACGTCTGCCGCCTGCTGCGCCACCTGGACGCCACCGGGCAGCAGATCGTCACCCCGGTCGCCCCGGCCACCGGCGACCTCGAGCCGATCATCGACCTGAAGTCCGGGTACGTGCTGCGGGCCGTGGACCAGCTGCCCAAGCAGGGGCCGGTGGCGCCGTGGCGGCTGCACCAGAACTATCCGCGCGACGTGCTGCTGATGCGGCACGGCCGCCTCACCGACGAGGGGGTCCGGTTCTCCCGCGCCGGCACCCCACCCGCCGCCGGCCCGGCGGAACGGACCCCAGCCGACGCCCCCGTCGGCTGA
- a CDS encoding SDR family oxidoreductase, which translates to MRDFVFPGGTAVVTGAASGIGEALAHGLARRGADLVLLDRDAERLDAVAAALRAAHPDRSVETHLVDLADADATDRVAAELAHRHPRIRLLVNNAGVALGGRFDQVTLDEFLWVIEINFRAVVRLTHALLPALKAEPGAHLVNVSSLFGLIAPAGQAAYSASKFAVRGFTEALRHELVDDGVGVTSVHPGGIRTRIAASARVGSGVPREEYEAGRRQFEKLLSIDPAKAAEVILRGVERRRGRVLIGWSAKLPDLLARVAPASYHRVLALGMKRAVPAATGSAATGGDATPTPAERSA; encoded by the coding sequence ATGCGTGACTTCGTCTTTCCCGGCGGCACCGCCGTGGTCACCGGGGCGGCCAGCGGCATCGGCGAGGCCCTGGCGCACGGCCTCGCCCGGCGCGGCGCCGACCTGGTCCTGCTCGACCGGGACGCCGAACGGCTCGACGCCGTCGCCGCCGCGCTCCGCGCCGCCCACCCCGACCGGTCGGTCGAGACGCACCTGGTGGACCTGGCCGACGCCGACGCCACCGACCGGGTGGCGGCGGAGCTGGCTCACCGCCATCCCCGGATCCGGCTGCTGGTCAACAACGCGGGCGTGGCGCTGGGTGGCCGCTTCGACCAGGTCACCCTGGACGAGTTCCTCTGGGTCATCGAGATCAACTTCCGGGCCGTGGTACGGCTGACCCACGCGCTGCTGCCGGCGCTGAAGGCCGAGCCGGGTGCCCACCTGGTCAACGTCTCCAGCCTCTTCGGGCTGATCGCCCCCGCCGGCCAGGCCGCCTACTCGGCGAGCAAGTTCGCCGTGCGCGGCTTCACCGAGGCGCTGCGCCACGAGCTGGTCGACGACGGTGTCGGCGTCACCTCCGTGCACCCGGGCGGCATCCGGACCCGCATCGCGGCCAGCGCCCGGGTGGGCAGCGGCGTCCCCCGCGAGGAGTACGAGGCCGGTCGCCGGCAGTTCGAGAAGCTGCTCTCCATCGACCCGGCGAAGGCCGCCGAGGTGATCCTGCGCGGCGTCGAACGCCGCCGGGGCCGGGTGCTGATCGGCTGGTCGGCGAAGCTGCCCGACCTGCTGGCCCGGGTCGCCCCGGCCTCCTACCACCGGGTCCTCGCCCTCGGCATGAAGCGCGCCGTCCCGGCCGCCACCGGCAGTGCCGCCACCGGCGGCGACGCGACTCCGACACCGGCGGAGCGGTCCGCGTGA
- a CDS encoding cryptochrome/photolyase family protein, which translates to MPTRRWLLADQLGPHFLDADDQPVLLVEAKEWFRQRRMHRQKAHLILSALRHRAAELGDRALLLRAGTFREALTRLGEPVELVHPTSRAALGFARTVEGLTVLPPRGFVTDRADFAAWADGVRRAPLRMTDFYRYARQRHAVLTGGPATGRPRSTTRGPDPDVPPPPPVTEDAIDAEVRADLDRWEREGIRFVGRDGPRRYPATHAEARDRLAHFLRHRLVGYDRYADVMSHGDPLLAHSVLSSSFNLGLLDPEPAIRDAERAWRDGAAPRGAVEAFVRQLLGWREFLWQLYWYLEPDFRGRRWLPATEPLPEWFAELDADAVEARCLTDVLAGVRDRAWAHQSQRLLVLGNYALQRGWRPDELADWFQRSFVDGAEWVMNAMVVGMSQYADLGRIDTRPYAVDGGHLDEISDYCAGCRYQPERVLGDLACPYTGGFEAFLHRNRERLVADPRLAAELADRDDPERREAVLAQEEKRGSNPP; encoded by the coding sequence ATGCCCACCCGCCGCTGGCTGCTCGCCGACCAGCTCGGTCCGCACTTCCTCGACGCCGACGACCAACCGGTGCTGCTGGTGGAGGCGAAGGAGTGGTTCCGGCAGCGCCGGATGCACCGGCAGAAGGCCCACCTGATCCTGTCGGCGCTGCGGCACCGGGCCGCCGAGCTGGGAGACCGGGCGCTGCTGCTGCGCGCCGGCACGTTCCGGGAGGCGCTGACCCGGCTCGGTGAGCCGGTCGAGCTGGTGCACCCGACCAGCCGGGCCGCGCTGGGCTTCGCCCGTACCGTCGAGGGGCTGACCGTGCTGCCGCCGCGCGGCTTCGTCACCGACCGGGCGGACTTCGCGGCCTGGGCCGACGGGGTCCGGCGGGCGCCGCTGCGGATGACCGACTTCTACCGGTACGCCCGACAGCGCCACGCGGTGCTGACCGGTGGCCCGGCCACCGGCCGGCCCCGCTCCACCACCCGCGGCCCCGACCCGGACGTGCCGCCACCACCACCGGTGACCGAGGACGCGATCGACGCCGAGGTCCGCGCCGACCTGGACCGCTGGGAGCGCGAGGGGATCCGTTTCGTGGGCCGGGACGGGCCCCGACGCTATCCGGCCACCCACGCCGAGGCCCGGGACCGGCTGGCGCACTTCCTGCGCCACCGCCTGGTCGGGTACGACCGCTACGCCGACGTGATGAGCCACGGTGACCCGCTGCTGGCGCACAGCGTGCTCTCCTCCTCGTTCAACCTGGGCCTGCTCGACCCGGAGCCGGCGATCCGGGACGCCGAGCGGGCCTGGCGGGACGGCGCCGCGCCGCGGGGCGCGGTGGAGGCGTTCGTCCGGCAGCTGCTGGGCTGGCGGGAGTTCCTCTGGCAGCTCTACTGGTATCTGGAACCGGACTTCCGGGGCCGGCGTTGGCTGCCCGCCACCGAGCCGCTGCCGGAGTGGTTCGCCGAGCTGGACGCCGACGCGGTGGAGGCGCGCTGCCTGACGGACGTGCTCGCCGGGGTGCGGGACCGGGCGTGGGCGCACCAGTCGCAACGGCTGCTGGTGCTCGGCAACTACGCGTTGCAGCGTGGTTGGCGCCCCGACGAGCTGGCCGACTGGTTCCAGCGGTCGTTCGTGGACGGCGCCGAGTGGGTGATGAACGCGATGGTCGTCGGCATGAGCCAGTACGCCGACCTGGGCCGCATCGACACCCGCCCGTACGCGGTCGACGGCGGGCACCTCGACGAGATCAGCGACTACTGCGCCGGCTGCCGCTACCAGCCGGAGCGGGTGCTCGGCGACCTGGCGTGCCCGTACACCGGGGGGTTCGAGGCGTTCCTGCACCGCAACCGGGAACGGCTGGTGGCCGATCCCCGGCTGGCCGCCGAGCTGGCCGACCGGGACGACCCGGAACGCCGGGAGGCGGTGCTGGCCCAGGAGGAGAAGCGCGGCAGCAACCCGCCCTGA
- a CDS encoding GntR family transcriptional regulator — protein sequence MTHPSTRAVPSAAERAYRHLKGAILEQVYPGGLLISEGEIAEAAGVSRTPVREALLRLESEGLVALYPKRGALIRPVSAREIADVIEARRLVELHAAERVWPRRAELRADLARRLDEMRRAHAAGDLTALMAADRAFHATVVEAAGNEILAELYHRLRDRQLRMGEASFRLSPGWAEVALTEHADQLAALDGDDPAAWLASVGAHIDNAATVLRTLR from the coding sequence ATGACGCATCCCAGCACCCGGGCGGTGCCGTCCGCCGCCGAGCGGGCCTACCGGCACCTCAAGGGGGCCATCCTGGAACAGGTCTACCCCGGTGGTCTGCTGATCAGCGAGGGCGAGATCGCCGAGGCGGCCGGGGTGTCCCGGACCCCGGTCCGGGAGGCGTTGCTGCGGTTGGAGTCCGAAGGGCTGGTGGCGCTCTACCCGAAGCGTGGCGCGCTGATCCGGCCGGTCTCCGCCCGCGAGATCGCCGACGTCATCGAGGCCCGCCGCCTGGTCGAGCTGCACGCCGCCGAGCGGGTCTGGCCGCGCCGCGCCGAACTGCGCGCCGACCTCGCCCGCCGGCTCGACGAGATGCGCCGAGCGCACGCCGCCGGGGACCTCACCGCGCTGATGGCCGCCGACCGGGCCTTCCACGCCACCGTCGTCGAGGCCGCCGGCAACGAGATCCTCGCCGAGCTCTACCACCGGCTGCGCGACCGGCAGCTGCGGATGGGTGAGGCCAGCTTCCGACTGTCGCCGGGTTGGGCCGAGGTGGCGCTCACCGAGCACGCCGACCAGCTCGCCGCCCTCGACGGCGACGACCCGGCCGCCTGGCTCGCCAGCGTCGGCGCGCACATCGACAACGCCGCGACCGTGCTGCGGACGCTCCGGTGA
- a CDS encoding nitrate/nitrite transporter, whose amino-acid sequence MTAATGRRPAVLVYAVAVTAYVAAVFHRSSLGVTGVDAADRFHINAAALATFSVAQLAVYAAMQIPVGVLLDRYGSRRLLLTGGALMVAGQLCFAVATDVPLAVAARVLVGLGDAMTFISVLRIVAFWFPGRRNPLLVQLTGTFGQLGAVLGAVPLVALLHHAGWTPAFLTAAALGATVLLLVLVAVRDTPHRAHPGAVAPDLAAVRRQLAAAWGQPGTRLGLWTHFVTQFSGAVFALLWGYPFLVQGQGLSPTAAASLLTLMTVATLVCGPVVAHLCARHPFRRSVVVFAITAGTAAVWAVVLAWPGRAPHWLLVALVVVLAVNGPGSVIGFDYARTFNPVHRIGSATGIVNVGGFVASILLVLAVGVVLDLATPAGAATPPLSAFRWAFAVQYVLWAVGAVQVLRYRNAARRRYAAEHPAVPTPVAA is encoded by the coding sequence GTGACCGCGGCCACCGGCCGCCGCCCCGCCGTCCTGGTGTACGCCGTCGCGGTCACCGCGTACGTGGCGGCGGTGTTCCACCGCAGCTCGCTCGGCGTGACCGGGGTGGACGCCGCCGACCGTTTCCACATCAACGCCGCCGCCCTGGCCACCTTCTCCGTCGCCCAGCTCGCCGTCTACGCGGCCATGCAGATCCCCGTCGGGGTGCTGCTCGACCGGTACGGCTCCCGCCGCCTGCTGCTCACCGGCGGGGCGCTGATGGTCGCCGGGCAGCTCTGCTTCGCCGTGGCCACCGACGTCCCGCTCGCCGTCGCGGCCCGGGTCCTGGTCGGCCTCGGCGACGCGATGACCTTCATCAGCGTGCTGCGGATCGTGGCGTTCTGGTTCCCCGGCCGGCGCAACCCGCTGCTGGTGCAGCTCACCGGCACCTTCGGCCAGCTCGGGGCGGTGCTGGGCGCCGTACCCCTGGTGGCGCTGCTGCACCACGCCGGCTGGACGCCGGCCTTCCTCACCGCGGCGGCGCTCGGCGCGACCGTGCTGCTGCTGGTGCTGGTCGCCGTCCGGGACACCCCGCACCGCGCGCACCCCGGCGCGGTCGCCCCGGACCTCGCCGCCGTACGCCGGCAGCTCGCCGCCGCCTGGGGACAGCCCGGCACCCGCCTCGGCCTCTGGACCCACTTCGTCACCCAGTTCTCCGGGGCGGTCTTCGCACTGCTGTGGGGCTATCCGTTCCTGGTCCAGGGGCAGGGGTTGTCGCCGACCGCGGCGGCGTCGCTGCTCACCCTGATGACGGTGGCCACCCTGGTCTGCGGGCCGGTCGTCGCGCACCTCTGCGCCCGGCACCCGTTCCGCCGCTCGGTGGTGGTCTTCGCGATCACCGCCGGCACCGCCGCCGTCTGGGCGGTGGTACTCGCCTGGCCCGGCCGCGCACCGCACTGGCTGCTGGTCGCCCTGGTGGTCGTCCTCGCGGTCAACGGCCCCGGCTCGGTGATCGGCTTCGACTACGCCCGCACCTTCAACCCGGTGCACCGGATCGGCAGCGCCACCGGCATCGTCAACGTCGGTGGCTTCGTCGCGTCGATCCTGCTGGTGCTCGCCGTCGGCGTGGTGCTCGACCTGGCCACCCCGGCCGGCGCGGCCACCCCGCCGCTGAGCGCGTTCCGCTGGGCGTTCGCCGTGCAGTACGTGCTCTGGGCCGTCGGCGCCGTCCAGGTGCTGCGGTACCGCAACGCCGCCCGCCGCCGGTACGCCGCCGAGCACCCTGCGGTCCCGACCCCGGTGGCCGCCTGA